The Engystomops pustulosus chromosome 1, aEngPut4.maternal, whole genome shotgun sequence genome has a window encoding:
- the LOC140064518 gene encoding uncharacterized protein, protein MPMTCVAYGCHNHFVKGCGKQFFRFPLKDPDRLSNWVMAIRRKNWKPSASSRICSDHFTENDYMLRPGAMVPRLRLDAVPSVFDGFPTHLKERLERKKTLKKEIDDQIIVICNHHGPQDAVRETFDSEEPNNRDVACKNSESNSVQVRKFPTQEIEQDKARNQYQKNEVDKVKTCAVHGCNNTYYEGCQQLFFRFPINDPALLSKWVVAIHHENYTKSESLTSYSVCSKHFTEKDYILYPGATVPELGPNAVPSLFIKLPTEIPTALESQEHQTDSIQMTVPEKQSKDQILIPSEIGNTKLHEKSNKESLSEHKQQVKHGPSVSSHPVTCVVDGCYRIFVKGCGKRFFRFPMKNPERLSKWLKALQCSPEWKPSASSRICSDHFRDKDYIVRLGTLERRLRISAVPSVFKARKSRRKQIIESDQNLRHHRSLVDEFLEEIKSCDHTYSAAHNEESLPRFNPNTVKLKKKVKTLQRQIQRQRHTIKKLSERIAQLKNNNAPLHQR, encoded by the exons ATGCCAATGACTTGTGTGGCATATGGTTGCCATAACCATTTTGTCAAAGGATGTGGGAAACAATTCTTCAG GTTTCCATTGAAAGATCCTGACCGCTTGTCCAATTGGGTTATGGCTATACGACGCAAAAACTGGAAGCCTTCTGCCTCCAGCAGAATTTGCAGTGATCATTTTACCGAAAATGACTATATGTTACGTCCAGGAGCAATGGTCCCTCGACTACGACTAGATGCAGTACCTTCTGTTTTTGATGGATTCCCAACCCACTTAAAAGAGCGACtcgaaagaaaaaaaactttgaaaaaggAAATAGATGACCAAATTATTGTAATTTGTAATCATCATGGACCTCAAGATGCTGTTCGG GAAACCTTTGATTCTGAAGAACCAAACAACAGAGATGTAGCTTGTAAGAATTCTGAGAGCAATTCAGTTCAGGTCCGAAAATTCCCAACACAGGAAATAGAACAAGATAAAGCCAGGAACCAATATCAAAAG AATGAGGTGGACAAGGTAAAGACTTGTGCAGTCCATGGGTGCAATAATACCTATTATGAAGGATGCCAGCAACTTTTCTTCAG GTTTCCAATCAATGATCCTGCATTGTTGTCCAAGTGGGTTGTGGCAATACATCATGAAAACTACACAAAATCTGAATCTTTAACATCATATAGCGTTTGTAGCAAACACTTTACTGAAAAGGACTACATCTTATATCCTGGAGCAACAGTTCCTGAACTAGGACCAAATGCAGTGCCTTCTCTCTTCATTAAACTGCCAACAGAGATACCCACAGCCTTGGAGTCTCAGGAACATCAG ACAGACTCTATACAGATGACTGTACCAGAAAAACAATCAAAAGACCAAATATTAATACCATCTGAAATCGGCAATACCAAACTACATGAGAAAAGTAACAAGGAAAGTCTATCAGAGCATAAGCAACAG GTAAAACATGGACCTTCAGTGAGCAGCCATCCAGTGACCTGTGTGGTAGATGGTTGCTACAGGATCTTTGTTAAAGGATGTGGGAAAAGATTTTTCAG ATTTCCTATGAAAAACCCTGAGCGTCTTTCAAAATGGCTGAAGGCTCTTCAGTGTTCTCCTGAGTGGAAACCGTCAGCATCCAGCAGAATCTGTAGTGATCATTTCAGGGACAAAGATTACATTGTAAGGCTTGGGACACTGGAACGCCGACTACGCATAAGTGCTGTGCCTTCTGTCTTCAAAGCAAGGAAAAGTAGAAGAAAACAAATCATTGAAAGTGACCAAAACTTAAGACACCATAGGTCCTTGGTAGATGAATTCCTAGAAGAAATAAAATCTTGCGACCACACTTATTCAGCAGCGCACAATGAAGAAAGCCTCCCTCGTTTTAACCCCAATACTGTGAAACTCAAGAAGAAAGTGAAAACCTTGCAACGACAgattcagagacagagacataCAATAAAAAAGTTGTCTGAAAGAATTGCACAGTTAAAGAACAATAATGCTCCTCTTCACCAAAGGTAG
- the POLR2E gene encoding DNA-directed RNA polymerases I, II, and III subunit RPABC1 — MDDEEETYRLWKIRKTIMQLCHDRGYLVTQDELDQTLDEFKAQFGDKPSEGRPRRTDLTVLVAHNDDPTDQMFVFFPEEPKVGIKTIKMYCQRMQEENITRAIIVVQQGMTPSAKQSLVDMAPKYILEQFLQQELLINITEHELVPEHVVMTKDEVTELLARYKLRESQLPRIQAGDPVARYFGLKRGQVVKIIRPSETAGRYITYRLVQ; from the exons ATGGACGATGAGGAGGAAACTTACCGGCTCTGGAAGATTCGGAAGACCATTATGCAG TTGTGCCATGACCGAGGATACCTAGTGACACAGGATGAATTGGACCAGACGTTGGATGAATTTAAGGCCCAGTTTGGTGACAAGCCAAGTGAGGGCCGTCCTCGGCGAACTGACCTCACTGTGTTAGTCGCTCATAATGATGATCCCACTGATCAGATGTTTGTGTTTTTCCCAG AGGAACCAAAGGTtggaataaaaaccattaaaatgtACTGTCAGAGGATGCAGGAAGAAAACATAACCAGAGCCATCATTGTGGTGCAGCAGGGGATGACACCATCTGCTAAACAG TCACTGGTAGATATGGCTCCCAAATACATCCTTGAACAGTTTCTACAGCAGGAACTTCTGATAAACATCACAGAACATGAG TTGGTTCCTGAACATGTTGTTATGACAAAGGATGAAGTGACAGAGCTCCTAGCAAGATA TAAACTCAGAGAATCTCAACTCCCTCGTATACAGGCTGGAGATCCAGTTGCCAGATATTTTGGACTGAAGAGAGGTCAG GTGGTAAAGATCATTCGTCCCAGTGAGACTGCTGGCCGCTACATCACATATCGCTTGGTGCAATGA